A genomic window from Diospyros lotus cultivar Yz01 chromosome 2, ASM1463336v1, whole genome shotgun sequence includes:
- the LOC127795428 gene encoding pentatricopeptide repeat-containing protein At1g51965, mitochondrial: MRHHRLRHLQRRHFATKYSGRVVVEADNGRSFAVEVVGPNLQNDVRGYLLPRRDLIARAAKILQSQPSAASDPFLDLSEYLQTLTLTLTTSEASEILKSLKSPTLALQFFQFCSSSIPNFHHDSFTYNRILLILSRCYLPDRFDIVRQFVDEMERSGVRGTISTVNILIGMCGGDTDGVKKLERCLGLVKKWDLRLSCYTYKCLLQAHLRSNNTDTAFQVYMDMRRRGYKLDIFAYNMLLDSLAKNDKVDHAYKVFEDMKRKHCEPDEYTYTILIRMSGKIGKPDEAVSLFQEMLSKGCTPNLIAYNTMIQTLAKNRMVKKIILLFSRMVENDCRPNEFTYSLILNALVAGGQLDKLDEVVKISNKYMNKSIYAYLVRTLSKLGHASEAHRLFCNMWNFHDKGDRDAYLSMLESLCNTGKITEAVDLLSKIHEKGVSVDTMMYNTLFSALGKLKEISHLCNLYDKMKQDGPPPDIFTYNILIASFGRAGRVDEALKIFEELENSNCKPDIISYNSLINCLGKNGNLDEAHMRFKEMQEKGLDPDVVTYSTLIECFGKTDKVEMACSLFEEMIAEGCFPNIVTYNILLDCLERSGRTAEAVDLYAKLKQQGLTADSITYSILERLQGGSHQKVRVRKQNPITGWVVSPLR, encoded by the exons ATGAGGCACCATCGCCTTCGCCACCTCCAGCGCCGCCACTTCGCCACCAAATATAGCGGCAGAGTGGTGGTGGAAGCCGACAACGGCCGCTCATTCGCCGTTGAAGTTGTCGGACCCAACCTCCAAAACGACGTCCGAGGCTACTTGCTTCCGCGCCGCGACCTTATCGCCAGGGCCGCTAAAATCCTCCAGTCACAGCCCTCCGCGGCCTCAGACCCCTTCCTCGACCTCTCCGAGTACctccaaaccctaaccctaaccctaaccacCTCCGAAGCCTCCGAAATCCTCAAATCCCTCAAATCGCCCACCCTCGCCCTCCAGTTCTTCCAATTTTGCTCCTCCTCAATCCCTAATTTCCACCACGACTCCTTCACCTATAACCGCATTCTCCTCATCCTCTCCAGGTGCTATTTGCCGGACCGGTTCGATATCGTCCGTCAGTTCGTGGACGAGATGGAGCGCTCCGGCGTGCGCGGCACCATCTCCACCGTGAACATCTTGATCGGAATGTGTGGCGGCGACACCGATGGGGTCAAAAAATTGGAGAGGTGTTTGGGATTGGTAAAGAAGTGGGATTTGAGGTTGAGCTGCTACACGTATAAGTGTCTTCTTCAGGCGCATTTGCGGTCCAATAATACGGATACGGCCTTCCAAGTGTATATGGACATGAGGAGGCGCGGATATAAATTGGATATATTCGCTTACAATATGCTTCTGGATTCTCTGGCCAAAAATGATAAG GTTGACCATGCTTACAAGGTATTTGAGGACATGAAGCGCAAGCACTGTGAGCCCGACGAATATACATACACTATTTTGATCAGAATGTCCGGAAAAATCGGGAAACCTGATGAAGCAGTATCTCTCTTTCAAGAAATGCTAAGTAAGGGCTGTACTCCAAATTTAATTGCTTACAATACTATGATCCAGACACTTGCTAAGAATCGAATGGTCAAGAAGATAATTTTACTCTTTTCCAGAATGGTGGAAAATGATTGTCGGCCCAATGAGTTCACATACTCCCTCATCCTAAATGCCTTGGTTGCAGGAGGGCAACTTGATAAGCTTGATGAGGTTgtgaaaatatcaaataagtACATGAATAAGTcaatatatgcttatcttgTGAGGACTTTGAGTAAATTGGGCCATGCAAGTGAAGCTCACAGACTATTTTGTAACATGTGGAACTTTCATGACAAGGGAGATAGGGACGCATACTTATCCATGCTAGAGAGTCTATGCAATACTGGTAAAATAACAGAGGCTGTGGACCTTTTAAGCAAGATTCATGAAAAGGGTGTAAGCGTTGATACCATGATGTATAACACTTTGTTCTCAGCTCTTGGGAAATTAAAAGAGATTTCCCATCTCTGTAATCTTTATGATAAGATGAAGCAAGATGGCCCTCCACCGGATATTTTTACCTACAACATTCTAATAGCTAGCTTTGGTAGAGCTGGGAGAGTTGATGAAGCTTTGAAAATCTTTGAAGAGCTTGAGAACAGTAATTGTAAGCCTGATATTATATCATACAACTCCTTAATTAACTGCCTTGGGAAGAATGGCAATCTTGATGAAGCTCACATGAGGTTCAAGGAGATGCAAGAAAAGGGTTTGGATCCTGATGTCGTGACATATAGCACCCTGATTGAGTGCTTTGGTAAGACAGACAAAGTTGAAATGGCTTGCAGCCTGTTTGAAGAGATGATTGCTGAAGGCTGCTTCCCAAACATCGTAACATACAACATCTTACTTGACTGCCTGGAGAGATCTGGGAGAACTGCTGAAGCTGTGGACCTTTACGCGAAACTTAAACAACAGGGGTTAACCGCAGATTCAATCACGTACTCGATTCTTGAAAGGTTGCAGGGTGGTTCACATCAGAAAGTTAGGGTTCGCAAGCAAAATCCGATCACAGGGTGGGTTGTCAGCCCGTTAAGGTGA
- the LOC127795399 gene encoding stem 28 kDa glycoprotein-like isoform X2, whose amino-acid sequence MAPLLLLILLAGGVLTVTAATSSTRSEPEMLHQVHPLRPRSGAGGSPIPGLSCLSWRLGVETHNIIEWKTVPLACKDYVGHYMLGYQYRKDSRAVAVAALLYAQSLKLAGDGKDVWVFDIDETALSNLPYFAHHGFGAEPYNSTLSNAWVMEGKAPALPETLQLYKKLLALGFKIAFITGRTEGQRNVTASNLNNVGYHTWVKLLLKYGISRAGSVDD is encoded by the exons ATGGCTCCTTTGCTCTTACTTATCCTTCTCGCCGGCGGAGTTCTCACAGTCACAGCAGCAACCAGTAGCACTAGATCGGAGCCGGAAATGCTGCACCAAGTCCACCCCCTCCGGCCGAGGTCTGGCGCCGGCGGGAGCCCTATTCCGGGGCTGTCCTGCCTGAGCTGGCGGCTGGGTGTGGAAACTCACAACATCATCGAATGGAAGACGGTGCCTCTGGCATGCAAAGACTACGTCGGCCACTACATGCTGGGCTACCAGTACCGGAAAGATTCGAGAGCTGTGGCGGTGGCGGCTCTGCTCTACGCTCAGAGCCTTAAGCTCGCCGGAGATGGCAAGGACGTTTGGGTCTTCGACATAGACGAGACCGCGCTCTCTAATCTGCCTTACTTCGCCCATCACGGCTTTGG GGCGGAGCCGTATAATTCGACGCTTTCCAACGCATGGGTGATGGAAGGAAAGGCGCCGGCGTTGCCGGAGACGCTGCAACTCTACAAGAAGCTTCTGGCTCTTGGCTTCAAGATTGCGTTCATAACCGGACGAACTGAAGGCCAACGAAACGTCACGGCATCCAACCTCAACAACGTTGGCTACCATACTTGGGTGAAGCTCCTCTTAAAGTAC GGGATCAGCCGAGCAGGGTCTGTCGACGATTGA
- the LOC127795399 gene encoding acid phosphatase 1-like isoform X1, whose protein sequence is MAPLLLLILLAGGVLTVTAATSSTRSEPEMLHQVHPLRPRSGAGGSPIPGLSCLSWRLGVETHNIIEWKTVPLACKDYVGHYMLGYQYRKDSRAVAVAALLYAQSLKLAGDGKDVWVFDIDETALSNLPYFAHHGFGAEPYNSTLSNAWVMEGKAPALPETLQLYKKLLALGFKIAFITGRTEGQRNVTASNLNNVGYHTWVKLLLKGSAEQGLSTIEYKSRQRATLEKEGYRVKGNIGDQWTDILGTHLGNRTFKLPDPMYYVS, encoded by the exons ATGGCTCCTTTGCTCTTACTTATCCTTCTCGCCGGCGGAGTTCTCACAGTCACAGCAGCAACCAGTAGCACTAGATCGGAGCCGGAAATGCTGCACCAAGTCCACCCCCTCCGGCCGAGGTCTGGCGCCGGCGGGAGCCCTATTCCGGGGCTGTCCTGCCTGAGCTGGCGGCTGGGTGTGGAAACTCACAACATCATCGAATGGAAGACGGTGCCTCTGGCATGCAAAGACTACGTCGGCCACTACATGCTGGGCTACCAGTACCGGAAAGATTCGAGAGCTGTGGCGGTGGCGGCTCTGCTCTACGCTCAGAGCCTTAAGCTCGCCGGAGATGGCAAGGACGTTTGGGTCTTCGACATAGACGAGACCGCGCTCTCTAATCTGCCTTACTTCGCCCATCACGGCTTTGG GGCGGAGCCGTATAATTCGACGCTTTCCAACGCATGGGTGATGGAAGGAAAGGCGCCGGCGTTGCCGGAGACGCTGCAACTCTACAAGAAGCTTCTGGCTCTTGGCTTCAAGATTGCGTTCATAACCGGACGAACTGAAGGCCAACGAAACGTCACGGCATCCAACCTCAACAACGTTGGCTACCATACTTGGGTGAAGCTCCTCTTAAA GGGATCAGCCGAGCAGGGTCTGTCGACGATTGAGTACAAGTCAAGGCAGAGGGCGACGCTGGAGAAGGAAGGATACAGAGTGAAGGGGAACATTGGAGATCAGTGGACTGATATCTTAGGAACCCATCTTGGCAATCGCACTTTTAAGCTGCCTGATCCAATGTATTACGTTAGTTAA